One Bradyrhizobium manausense DNA segment encodes these proteins:
- a CDS encoding quinone oxidoreductase family protein, which produces MTKAVRVHKVGGPEALVYESVDIPAPGPGEVRIRQHAVGLNFIDVYYRTGLYKAPGLPFIAGNEASGEVVAVGPGVTNFHPGDRVAYYHNLGAYASERNIPWEKLVKLPDHITHEQGAVLMLKGLTVWYLLHKTFKVEPHHRVLIHAAAGGIGLLACQWARALGAHVIGTVGSREKAELAEANGCDHVILYNEEDFVARVKQISRNEGCDVVYDGVGKSTFPGSLSCLKPRGMFVSFGNASGPVPPFSIAELNNHGSLFATRPKLNDYIGTRKELLEGADTLFSAVINGKLHVPINHAYALKDAAKAHIDLESRKTTGASILKP; this is translated from the coding sequence ATGACCAAAGCCGTCCGGGTGCACAAGGTCGGGGGCCCTGAGGCCCTGGTCTATGAGAGCGTCGATATCCCGGCGCCCGGACCTGGCGAGGTGCGCATCCGCCAGCACGCAGTCGGCCTGAACTTCATCGACGTCTATTACCGCACCGGCCTCTACAAGGCGCCGGGGCTGCCCTTCATCGCGGGCAACGAGGCCTCCGGCGAGGTGGTCGCGGTCGGGCCGGGCGTGACCAATTTCCACCCCGGCGATCGCGTTGCCTACTACCACAATCTCGGCGCGTATGCGAGCGAGCGCAACATCCCCTGGGAGAAGCTGGTCAAGCTGCCCGACCACATCACCCACGAGCAGGGTGCGGTGCTAATGCTCAAGGGGCTGACCGTCTGGTATCTGCTGCACAAGACCTTCAAGGTCGAACCGCATCATCGCGTGCTGATCCACGCCGCAGCCGGGGGCATTGGCCTGCTCGCCTGCCAATGGGCGAGGGCGCTCGGTGCGCATGTCATCGGCACAGTCGGTTCGCGCGAGAAGGCCGAACTCGCGGAAGCCAATGGCTGCGACCACGTGATCCTCTACAACGAGGAAGACTTCGTCGCCCGCGTGAAGCAGATCAGCCGCAACGAAGGCTGCGACGTCGTCTATGACGGCGTCGGCAAGTCGACCTTTCCAGGCTCGCTGTCCTGCCTGAAACCGCGCGGCATGTTCGTCTCGTTCGGCAATGCCTCAGGTCCCGTGCCGCCGTTCTCGATCGCTGAACTCAATAATCACGGCTCGCTGTTCGCGACCCGGCCGAAGCTCAACGACTATATCGGCACCCGCAAGGAACTGCTGGAAGGCGCCGACACGCTGTTTTCCGCCGTCATCAACGGCAAGCTGCATGTGCCGATCAATCACGCCTATGCGCTGAAGGACGCCGCGAAGGCCCATATTGATCTCGAAAGCCGCAAGACGACCGGCGCGTCGATCCTGAAGCCGTAG
- a CDS encoding TerC family protein yields the protein MMHLLTSPEAWAALLTLTSLEIVLGIDNVIFLSVIVSRIPEPQASRARQIGLALALIFRIILLSVLVWLIGLTAPVFSLAGYDFSWRDLILIGGGLFLIAKATHEIHAEVESGEGEGKQQSGGRAFFWVIAQIIVIDIVFSLDSIITAIGMAQDIEIMVAAVVIACVIMYISSGPVARFVAEHPTTKMLALAFLVLIGVALVADGFKFHIPRGYIYFAIAFSAAVEFFNVLAKRNRRKKPG from the coding sequence ATGATGCATTTGTTGACCAGCCCTGAGGCCTGGGCCGCACTGTTGACCCTGACTTCGCTCGAGATCGTGCTGGGCATCGACAACGTCATCTTCCTGTCGGTGATCGTCTCGCGCATCCCCGAGCCGCAGGCCAGTCGCGCCCGTCAGATCGGGCTCGCGTTGGCGTTGATCTTCCGCATCATCCTGCTCAGCGTGCTGGTCTGGCTGATCGGGCTGACCGCGCCGGTATTCTCGCTCGCGGGCTACGACTTCTCGTGGCGCGACCTTATCCTGATCGGCGGTGGCCTGTTCCTGATCGCGAAGGCGACGCACGAGATCCATGCCGAGGTCGAGTCCGGTGAAGGTGAGGGGAAACAGCAATCCGGCGGCCGCGCCTTCTTCTGGGTGATAGCTCAGATCATCGTCATCGACATCGTGTTCTCGCTGGACTCGATCATCACCGCGATCGGCATGGCACAGGACATCGAGATCATGGTCGCCGCTGTCGTGATCGCCTGCGTGATCATGTACATTTCGTCGGGACCTGTGGCGCGATTCGTCGCGGAACATCCGACCACCAAGATGCTGGCGCTGGCATTCCTGGTGCTGATCGGAGTCGCTCTGGTCGCTGATGGATTCAAGTTTCACATTCCGCGCGGCTACATCTATTTCGCAATTGCGTTCTCGGCGGCGGTGGAGTTCTTCAACGTGCTGGCCAAGCGCAATCGCAGGAAGAAGCCCGGCTAG
- the pcsA gene encoding phosphatidylcholine synthase codes for MDSQGDSLKPTPVIRAAAFSVHVFTAFGAAIALLAMLEAVREHWAAMFGWLGVALVIDAVDGPIARRLDVKNVQPNWSGDVLDLVVDFVTYVFVPAYAIVASGMLLPVAAPLLGIAIIVTSALYFADLRMKADDNHFRGFPALWNAAAFYLFLLHWPPLSSTLLVTALVVLTFVPFHVLHPVRVVRLRWLTMSLIALWAVLGLYALEMDFHVGTGVTIALCAIALWIAFSDALIRFARSFA; via the coding sequence ATGGACAGCCAAGGGGATTCCCTCAAGCCGACGCCCGTGATCCGTGCCGCGGCGTTTTCGGTGCACGTCTTCACCGCTTTCGGCGCGGCGATTGCACTGCTGGCGATGCTGGAGGCCGTGCGCGAGCACTGGGCGGCGATGTTCGGATGGCTGGGTGTTGCACTCGTCATCGATGCGGTCGACGGGCCGATCGCGCGCCGGCTCGACGTCAAGAACGTGCAGCCGAACTGGTCGGGCGACGTGCTTGATCTCGTGGTCGACTTCGTCACCTATGTCTTTGTGCCGGCCTATGCGATCGTGGCGAGCGGCATGCTGCTGCCGGTGGCGGCGCCTTTGCTCGGCATCGCCATCATCGTCACCAGCGCGCTCTACTTCGCCGATCTGCGCATGAAGGCGGACGACAATCATTTCCGTGGATTTCCGGCGCTATGGAATGCGGCCGCGTTCTATCTGTTCCTGCTGCACTGGCCGCCGCTGTCGTCGACCCTGCTGGTCACGGCCCTGGTGGTGCTGACCTTCGTGCCGTTCCACGTGCTGCATCCGGTCCGCGTCGTGCGGCTGCGATGGCTGACGATGTCGCTGATCGCGCTGTGGGCCGTGCTCGGGCTGTATGCGCTGGAGATGGATTTTCACGTCGGCACCGGCGTGACGATTGCGCTCTGTGCGATCGCGCTCTGGATCGCGTTCAGCGACGCATTGATCCGCTTTGCAAGGTCCTTCGCATGA
- a CDS encoding tetratricopeptide repeat protein, with product MTCNHRIDIRPGLRALATALTLLTFPAAAQSPSAAQARQWCFGSDEVSDEQRLAGCSALLKANPSNAVALANRGEIYRRKGETERALADLNRAIDLDASDAVAWYNRGIVHDDLGDRDHAILDYTRAIRLVPDEAQYYNNRGNSYIGKNEYGRALADYDRAIKLDPKFALAFYNRGSAYREHGEADRALADLDTSIRLNPAYGPAYGNRARIFRDRGDRARALADFGKSVELSPDNDRDFYARANMYFETHDYALALADYDRALKANASYSGVFNSRCMTRAILGRLQEALADCEQSLRMAPNDPDTLDSRALAYLKLGNLDAAITDYDAALRAKPELGSSLYGRGLAKRKKGDTAGAERDIAAAKAIDAGVADVFSHYNVQ from the coding sequence ATGACATGCAATCACAGGATCGATATCCGGCCAGGGCTGCGCGCGCTGGCCACTGCGTTGACCCTGCTCACGTTTCCAGCCGCCGCGCAATCCCCGTCGGCGGCGCAGGCGCGACAATGGTGCTTCGGTTCCGACGAGGTCAGCGACGAGCAGCGGCTCGCAGGCTGCTCGGCCCTGCTGAAGGCCAATCCGTCGAACGCGGTCGCACTCGCCAACCGCGGCGAGATCTATCGGCGCAAGGGCGAGACCGAGCGCGCCTTGGCCGATCTCAACCGTGCGATCGACCTCGACGCCAGCGATGCCGTCGCGTGGTACAATCGCGGCATCGTCCATGACGATCTCGGCGACCGCGACCACGCCATCCTGGACTATACGCGGGCCATCCGGCTCGTTCCGGATGAGGCGCAGTACTACAACAACCGCGGCAATTCCTACATCGGCAAGAACGAGTATGGGCGGGCGCTCGCCGACTACGATCGCGCGATCAAACTCGATCCGAAGTTCGCGCTCGCCTTCTACAACCGCGGCAGCGCCTATCGCGAACATGGCGAGGCCGATCGTGCGCTGGCCGATCTCGACACCTCGATCAGGCTCAATCCGGCCTATGGCCCCGCCTATGGCAATCGCGCACGCATCTTTCGCGATCGCGGCGACCGCGCCCGGGCGCTCGCCGATTTCGGCAAGTCGGTTGAGCTCTCGCCGGACAACGACCGCGATTTCTATGCGCGCGCCAACATGTATTTTGAGACGCACGATTATGCGCTGGCGCTTGCGGATTACGATCGTGCGCTCAAGGCCAATGCGAGCTATTCCGGCGTGTTCAATTCGCGCTGCATGACGCGTGCAATCCTCGGGCGTCTGCAGGAGGCCCTGGCCGATTGCGAGCAGTCGCTGCGGATGGCCCCGAACGATCCTGATACGCTGGACAGCCGCGCCCTCGCCTATCTCAAGCTCGGCAATCTCGACGCGGCGATCACCGACTACGACGCCGCGCTGCGAGCGAAGCCGGAGCTCGGCAGCTCGCTCTATGGACGTGGGCTTGCGAAGCGGAAGAAGGGCGACACTGCAGGTGCCGAGCGCGACATCGCCGCCGCGAAAGCGATCGACGCCGGGGTCGCCGACGTGTTTTCGCATTACAACGTTCAGTAA
- a CDS encoding invasion associated locus B family protein codes for MNFRYLAASVRPRGRLLALLTATALVIPFAAEAQAPAPGAPKVAPKAAPKAAPKAPAPAPAPQAQQAPAQPGAPAAGAQPADQQIQLIYAPWTKFCLKGQDANAKQVCFTGKDGRIESGQPVIAAVIIEPEGEPKKILRVTLPLGMQLVHGTRIIVDNNPPLQSPYVICFQNGCMSDYEATPELIANLKKGQNLVVQAINANGQPLTLPLPLTGEFQKAYDGPPTDPKVFEETQKKLQEELQKKAEEQRKKLEQSGAAPGAPPAAQK; via the coding sequence ATGAATTTCCGTTATTTGGCCGCGTCCGTGCGGCCGCGCGGGCGACTTCTCGCCCTGTTGACGGCGACGGCATTGGTTATCCCGTTTGCCGCCGAGGCCCAGGCGCCGGCCCCGGGCGCGCCGAAGGTTGCCCCCAAAGCCGCTCCGAAGGCCGCCCCCAAGGCTCCGGCCCCCGCGCCGGCTCCCCAGGCCCAGCAGGCTCCGGCCCAGCCGGGTGCTCCGGCGGCGGGCGCCCAGCCCGCGGATCAGCAGATCCAGCTGATCTACGCGCCCTGGACCAAGTTCTGCCTCAAGGGCCAGGACGCCAACGCCAAGCAGGTCTGCTTCACCGGCAAGGACGGGCGTATCGAATCGGGCCAGCCGGTCATCGCGGCCGTGATCATCGAGCCGGAAGGCGAGCCCAAGAAGATCCTGCGCGTGACGCTGCCGCTCGGCATGCAGCTCGTGCACGGGACCCGCATCATCGTCGACAACAACCCGCCGCTGCAGAGCCCGTACGTGATCTGCTTCCAGAACGGCTGCATGTCGGACTACGAGGCAACGCCCGAGCTCATCGCAAACTTGAAGAAGGGCCAGAATCTCGTTGTCCAGGCGATCAACGCCAATGGTCAGCCGCTGACCCTGCCGCTGCCGCTCACTGGCGAATTCCAGAAGGCCTATGACGGTCCGCCGACCGATCCCAAGGTGTTCGAGGAAACCCAGAAGAAGCTCCAGGAAGAGCTTCAGAAGAAGGCCGAAGAGCAGCGCAAGAAGCTCGAGCAGAGCGGCGCTGCGCCTGGCGCGCCTCCGGCCGCTCAGAAGTAA
- a CDS encoding AEC family transporter has protein sequence MIDILNLALPYFGLIFVGFACGKARSLPESGLAWMNFFLLYVSLPALLFAIMSKTPFSELNNPPFLIATTLSTVAAFTIALVVGKVLGGLTLREATLAGLSGGYGNIGYMGPGLALAVLGAKAAAPTALIFCCDSIFLFTIVPLLIELSDRDHPSIVHAFGVVLKQIVLNPLIMSACFGAAVAALHIELPVALDRTITFLQNAAAPTALFVLGVTVALRPFDRVPWEVPGVIAVKLLVHPLAAFGLMLAFGPFAQPWAATAILMASLPPALNVFVIARQNDAWIESASVAVLLGTFASVVTLTTVMWLLQTGRLVFP, from the coding sequence ATGATCGATATCCTCAATCTGGCGCTACCTTATTTCGGCTTGATCTTCGTCGGTTTCGCCTGCGGCAAGGCCAGGTCGCTGCCGGAATCAGGCCTCGCCTGGATGAACTTCTTCCTCCTCTACGTGTCGCTCCCGGCGCTGCTGTTCGCGATCATGTCGAAGACGCCGTTTTCGGAATTGAACAACCCGCCGTTCCTGATCGCGACGACGCTGTCGACGGTAGCGGCGTTCACCATCGCGCTGGTGGTTGGCAAGGTGCTGGGCGGACTGACGCTGCGTGAAGCGACGCTCGCGGGCCTGTCCGGCGGCTACGGCAATATCGGGTACATGGGGCCGGGGCTGGCGCTCGCGGTGCTCGGGGCGAAGGCGGCGGCGCCGACCGCGCTGATCTTCTGCTGCGACAGTATTTTCCTGTTCACCATCGTGCCGCTGCTGATCGAACTGTCGGATCGCGATCATCCCTCGATCGTGCATGCCTTCGGCGTCGTGCTGAAACAGATCGTGCTCAACCCGCTGATCATGTCGGCCTGCTTTGGCGCAGCCGTGGCCGCGCTCCATATCGAGCTGCCGGTCGCGCTCGACCGCACCATCACCTTCCTCCAGAACGCGGCCGCGCCGACCGCGCTGTTCGTGCTCGGCGTGACCGTGGCGTTACGGCCGTTCGATCGTGTGCCCTGGGAGGTGCCTGGTGTGATCGCGGTCAAGCTTCTGGTCCACCCGCTCGCAGCGTTCGGCCTGATGCTTGCGTTCGGGCCGTTCGCTCAGCCCTGGGCCGCCACGGCGATCCTGATGGCCTCGCTGCCGCCGGCACTCAATGTGTTCGTGATCGCGCGTCAGAACGATGCCTGGATCGAATCCGCCTCTGTCGCCGTGCTGCTCGGCACGTTTGCGTCCGTGGTCACGCTGACCACCGTGATGTGGTTGCTCCAGACTGGTCGGCTCGTGTTTCCGTAG
- the hspQ gene encoding heat shock protein HspQ, which translates to MIKARTAKFQIGQVVRHRIFSFRGVIFDIDPEFNNTEEWWLSIPEEVRPHKDQPFYHLLAENAESEYVAYVSEQNLLPDESGEPIRHSQVTEIFIKNKDGGYRPRNPSLN; encoded by the coding sequence ATGATTAAAGCGCGGACAGCCAAATTCCAGATCGGACAGGTCGTGCGCCACCGGATTTTCTCGTTCCGGGGGGTGATCTTCGACATCGATCCGGAATTCAACAACACCGAGGAGTGGTGGCTGTCGATCCCCGAGGAGGTGCGGCCCCACAAGGACCAGCCGTTCTACCACCTGCTCGCGGAGAATGCGGAATCCGAGTACGTCGCCTATGTGTCCGAGCAGAACCTGCTGCCCGACGAGTCCGGCGAGCCGATCCGCCATTCGCAGGTCACTGAGATCTTCATCAAGAACAAGGATGGCGGCTACCGTCCGCGCAATCCGTCGCTGAACTAG
- a CDS encoding DUF1330 domain-containing protein gives MNSRCRIGLVVLACTALGALGSRALHGETSRPAYLIGQIDVSDPDGYAREYLPKAREIIKAHGGKLVAAAGAAATGAQVIAVDGNPPKRVVIYMYPSMEALRAWRNDPAYVKVRAVGEKYATYHTFAVEGAANQP, from the coding sequence ATGAATTCGCGATGCAGAATCGGTCTCGTGGTGTTGGCGTGTACCGCATTGGGCGCCCTCGGCAGCCGGGCGCTGCATGGTGAAACGTCCCGGCCCGCTTATCTGATCGGTCAAATCGACGTCTCCGATCCCGATGGCTATGCCAGGGAATATCTCCCCAAGGCGAGGGAGATCATCAAGGCCCATGGCGGGAAACTGGTTGCTGCAGCAGGCGCGGCGGCAACCGGTGCACAGGTCATTGCCGTTGATGGAAACCCGCCCAAACGCGTGGTGATCTACATGTATCCGAGCATGGAGGCGCTTCGGGCCTGGCGAAACGACCCGGCCTACGTAAAAGTTCGAGCCGTCGGCGAGAAATATGCCACGTATCATACATTTGCCGTCGAGGGCGCCGCCAACCAGCCTTGA
- a CDS encoding UbiH/UbiF family hydroxylase, translating into MTDASTHFDVSVIGGGPAGLAAGIALAQAGARTALVARHLPYADNRTTALLGASVDLLESLDVWSRCKDKAAALEVMRLVDDTGRLFRAPEVRFSCHEIGREAFGYNIDNRSLMLALEARAAELPDLVRFDDEADSVVTETDDVAIRTTSAQFLSARLVVGADGRHSLCREAAGIAVTRRDLTQTALTFNVRHIRPHRNISTEFHTPHGPCVFVPLPGERSSVVWVSAPAEAERLRGLSDEELSVAIEKQSHSILGRMTVEPGRNLFPLAIERPQSFARDRIALVGEAAHVVPPIGAQGLNLGLRDAADIGRLAGDAIASGQDPGADDVLKRYDRARRPDILSRTFVIDVANRSLLNDFLPLQPVRAVGMHLLGAIGPLRRLAMREGLTPTWRR; encoded by the coding sequence ATGACAGATGCTTCGACACACTTTGACGTAAGCGTTATCGGCGGCGGACCGGCAGGCCTTGCGGCCGGAATTGCCTTGGCGCAGGCTGGCGCGCGGACGGCGCTGGTGGCGCGGCACCTGCCCTATGCCGACAACAGGACCACCGCGCTGCTGGGCGCCTCCGTCGATCTTCTGGAAAGCCTCGACGTCTGGTCGCGCTGCAAGGACAAGGCGGCGGCCCTCGAGGTGATGCGCCTCGTCGACGATACCGGCCGGCTGTTCCGGGCGCCGGAGGTCAGGTTCTCCTGCCACGAGATCGGGCGCGAGGCCTTTGGCTACAACATCGACAACCGCTCGCTGATGCTGGCGCTGGAAGCGCGCGCGGCCGAGCTCCCCGATCTCGTCCGCTTCGACGACGAGGCCGACAGCGTCGTCACCGAGACCGACGATGTCGCGATCCGTACGACCTCCGCGCAATTCCTCTCGGCCCGGCTCGTGGTCGGCGCCGACGGCCGGCACTCGCTGTGCCGGGAGGCCGCCGGCATCGCGGTGACACGGCGTGACCTGACGCAGACGGCGCTGACCTTCAATGTCAGGCATATCAGACCGCACCGGAATATCTCGACCGAGTTCCACACGCCGCACGGTCCCTGCGTGTTCGTGCCCCTGCCCGGCGAACGCTCCAGTGTCGTCTGGGTCTCGGCGCCGGCCGAGGCCGAACGGCTTCGTGGCTTGAGCGACGAAGAGCTCTCCGTCGCGATCGAGAAGCAGTCGCATTCCATCCTCGGCCGGATGACGGTCGAACCAGGCCGCAATTTATTCCCGCTGGCGATCGAACGGCCGCAGTCCTTTGCGCGTGACCGGATCGCGCTGGTCGGTGAAGCCGCCCATGTGGTTCCGCCGATCGGCGCCCAAGGCCTCAACCTCGGTCTGCGCGATGCCGCCGACATCGGCAGGCTCGCCGGCGACGCCATCGCATCGGGGCAGGATCCCGGCGCCGACGACGTACTCAAGCGCTACGACCGTGCGCGGCGCCCGGACATTTTGAGCCGAACCTTTGTGATCGACGTGGCCAATCGCTCGCTGCTCAACGACTTCCTGCCGCTCCAGCCGGTCCGCGCCGTCGGCATGCATCTGCTCGGCGCCATCGGCCCACTTCGGCGCCTTGCCATGCGCGAGGGGCTGACGCCGACGTGGCGGCGATAA
- a CDS encoding acetylornithine transaminase, producing the protein MTTATHPYDALMDITARPKAVFVRGAGSYLWDDSRKRYLDFVQGWAVNCLGHSPPAVADALASQAKRLLTPSPAFYNEPSLKLAQTLVENSAFDQVFFANSGAEANEGAIKLARKYGSLHKGGAFEIITFEGGFHGRTLATMSASGKKAFEPLFEPKVAGFKKAKLNDIASVAALINDNTVAVMLEPIQGESGVWPATDPFLQELRALTEAHGLLLIFDEIQTGMGRTGKLFHYEHTGIAPDIMTLGKGIGGGVPLAALLATERASCFEHGDQGGTFNGNPLMCAAGLAVLEDVGKPEFLKQVTETGLLLESELQKVSARHGLGAVRGRGLLLALDLKLPIAPGIVAQAFEAGVLLNAPQLDTLRFMPALNVTKAEIAEMTCCLDGILTKAGAARRVA; encoded by the coding sequence ATGACCACCGCCACCCATCCGTATGACGCGCTCATGGACATCACGGCGCGGCCCAAGGCCGTGTTCGTCCGCGGCGCCGGCTCATACCTCTGGGACGACAGCCGCAAGCGCTATCTCGATTTCGTGCAGGGCTGGGCCGTGAACTGCCTCGGTCACTCCCCGCCGGCGGTCGCGGACGCGCTCGCTTCGCAGGCCAAACGACTGCTGACGCCGAGCCCGGCCTTCTACAACGAGCCGAGCCTCAAGCTCGCGCAGACGCTGGTCGAGAACAGCGCCTTCGACCAGGTGTTCTTCGCCAATTCGGGCGCAGAGGCCAACGAGGGCGCGATCAAGCTCGCGCGCAAATATGGCAGCCTGCACAAGGGCGGCGCGTTCGAAATCATCACCTTCGAAGGCGGCTTCCACGGCAGAACGCTGGCGACGATGTCGGCCTCGGGCAAGAAGGCCTTCGAGCCGCTGTTCGAGCCGAAGGTTGCCGGCTTCAAGAAGGCGAAGCTGAACGACATCGCCTCGGTCGCGGCGCTGATCAACGACAACACCGTCGCTGTCATGCTCGAGCCGATCCAGGGCGAGTCAGGCGTGTGGCCGGCGACCGATCCGTTCCTGCAGGAGCTGCGCGCGCTCACCGAGGCGCACGGCCTGTTGCTGATTTTCGACGAGATCCAGACCGGCATGGGCCGGACCGGAAAACTCTTCCACTATGAGCACACAGGAATCGCGCCCGACATCATGACGCTCGGCAAGGGCATCGGCGGCGGCGTGCCGCTCGCAGCGCTGCTTGCGACCGAACGCGCCTCCTGCTTCGAGCACGGCGACCAGGGCGGCACGTTCAACGGCAACCCGTTGATGTGCGCGGCCGGGCTGGCTGTGCTCGAAGACGTCGGCAAGCCGGAGTTCCTGAAGCAGGTCACCGAGACGGGCCTGCTGCTTGAAAGCGAACTGCAGAAAGTCTCGGCGCGGCACGGCCTCGGCGCCGTGCGCGGCCGCGGCCTGTTGCTCGCGCTCGATCTCAAGCTGCCGATCGCGCCCGGCATCGTCGCGCAGGCGTTCGAAGCCGGCGTGCTGCTGAATGCGCCGCAGCTCGACACGCTGCGCTTCATGCCTGCGCTGAATGTCACCAAGGCAGAGATCGCCGAGATGACCTGTTGTCTCGACGGGATTTTGACCAAGGCGGGGGCGGCAAGACGCGTGGCGTAA
- the rimO gene encoding 30S ribosomal protein S12 methylthiotransferase RimO, with amino-acid sequence MERAPRISFTSLGCPKALVDSERIITRLRAEGYELARRHDGADIVIVNTCGFLDSAKQESLSAIGEAMAENGKVIVTGCMGAEPEQIEEAYPGVLSITGPQQYESVLDAVHRALPPAHNPHLDLVPPQGIKLTPRHYAYLKISEGCNNRCTFCIIPKLRGDLVSRPADDVLREAERLVGAGVKELLVISQDTSAYGVDLKYAESPWKDRQVRAKFLDLARELGELGAWVRLQYVYPYPHVDEVIALMNEGKVLPYLDIPFQHASPEVLKAMKRPAAQDKTLARIKRWREECPDLALRSTFIVGFPGETDADFAYLLDWLDEAEIDRLGCFKYEPVAGATSNAIANPVPEEIKQERYNALMARQQKISARRLKRKVGTRQQIIIDEVGPTVAKGRSKADAPEIDGAVYLSSRRPLRVGEIVTAKIERADQYDLHGSVAGF; translated from the coding sequence ATGGAAAGAGCGCCGCGTATTTCATTCACGTCACTCGGCTGCCCCAAGGCATTGGTGGATTCCGAGCGCATCATCACGCGCCTGCGCGCCGAGGGCTATGAGCTCGCCCGCAGGCATGACGGTGCCGACATCGTCATCGTCAACACCTGTGGCTTCCTCGACAGCGCCAAGCAGGAATCGCTCTCGGCGATCGGCGAGGCCATGGCCGAGAACGGCAAGGTGATCGTGACCGGCTGCATGGGCGCCGAGCCCGAGCAGATCGAGGAGGCCTATCCCGGTGTCCTCTCGATCACCGGTCCGCAGCAATATGAGAGTGTGCTCGATGCCGTGCATCGCGCTTTGCCGCCCGCGCACAACCCGCATCTCGACCTGGTGCCGCCGCAGGGCATCAAGCTGACGCCGCGTCACTACGCGTATCTCAAGATTTCCGAAGGCTGCAACAACCGCTGCACCTTCTGCATCATCCCGAAACTGCGCGGCGACCTGGTCTCGCGTCCGGCCGATGACGTGCTGCGCGAGGCCGAGCGCCTGGTCGGCGCCGGCGTCAAGGAATTGCTCGTCATCTCGCAGGACACCTCGGCCTATGGTGTCGATCTCAAATATGCCGAGAGCCCGTGGAAGGATCGTCAGGTCCGCGCCAAATTCCTCGACCTCGCGCGCGAGCTTGGCGAACTCGGCGCCTGGGTGCGGCTGCAATATGTCTACCCCTACCCGCATGTCGACGAGGTCATCGCGCTGATGAACGAGGGCAAGGTGCTGCCCTATCTCGACATCCCGTTCCAGCATGCGAGCCCCGAGGTGCTGAAGGCGATGAAGCGCCCGGCCGCGCAGGACAAGACGCTGGCGCGCATCAAGCGCTGGCGCGAGGAATGTCCTGACCTCGCCTTGCGCTCGACCTTCATCGTCGGCTTCCCCGGCGAGACGGATGCCGACTTCGCCTATCTGCTGGACTGGCTCGATGAAGCCGAAATCGATCGCCTCGGCTGCTTCAAATACGAGCCCGTCGCGGGCGCGACGTCGAATGCGATCGCCAATCCCGTGCCCGAAGAAATCAAGCAGGAGCGCTACAACGCACTGATGGCGCGCCAGCAGAAGATTTCGGCGCGCCGGCTGAAGCGCAAGGTCGGCACGCGCCAGCAGATCATCATCGATGAAGTCGGACCTACCGTTGCAAAGGGCCGCTCAAAGGCCGATGCGCCGGAGATCGACGGCGCGGTGTATCTGTCGAGCCGCCGCCCCCTGCGCGTCGGCGAGATCGTCACCGCGAAGATCGAACGGGCCGATCAATACGATCTGCACGGCAGCGTCGCGGGATTTTGA